A stretch of the Thalassotalea euphylliae genome encodes the following:
- the radA gene encoding DNA repair protein RadA gives MAKNKTSYVCTECGADFSRWLGQCPECKAWNTISEFRQPKASGRGGSFSGFAGSVASQVQTLDSIDLTDLPRFSSGFLEFDRVLGGGIVPGSAILIGGEPGAGKSTLLLQTMCHLASQMPTLYITGEESLQQVAMRAKRLGLATDKLKLLSETSVENICHIAEREQPKIMVIDSIQVMHMADIQSAPGSVSQVRESAAFLTRFAKQHHVAMILVGHVTKDGSLAGPKVLEHCIDCSIMLEGSTDSRYRTLRGHKNRFGAVNELGVFGMTGTGLKEVKNPSAIFLNRGEEQTPGSIVMVLWEGTRPLLVEIQALVDHSALGNPRRVAVGAEQNRLAMLLAILHRHGGLQMNDQDVFVNVVGGVKVSETSIDLALLLALVSSFRDRALPQDLVVFGEVGLSGEIRPVPSGQERINEAAKHGFKRAIVPYNNMPKTKIDGMKVIGVKKLSEALEAI, from the coding sequence ATGGCAAAAAATAAAACTTCATATGTCTGCACTGAATGCGGTGCTGACTTTTCTCGTTGGCTTGGCCAATGCCCAGAATGTAAGGCTTGGAACACTATTTCAGAGTTTCGCCAACCCAAGGCAAGTGGCCGAGGCGGAAGTTTTTCGGGCTTCGCTGGCAGCGTCGCCTCACAAGTACAAACGTTAGATAGTATCGACTTAACAGATCTACCACGTTTTTCATCGGGATTCCTTGAGTTCGATCGTGTTTTAGGTGGTGGTATCGTGCCAGGTAGTGCGATTTTAATTGGTGGTGAGCCCGGTGCCGGCAAAAGTACGCTATTGCTACAGACCATGTGTCACTTAGCGAGTCAAATGCCAACCTTGTACATCACAGGTGAGGAGTCCTTGCAGCAAGTGGCCATGCGTGCCAAACGCTTGGGGCTAGCAACAGATAAGTTGAAGTTATTATCAGAGACTAGCGTTGAGAATATTTGCCATATTGCCGAGCGTGAGCAGCCCAAAATCATGGTTATTGACTCAATTCAAGTAATGCATATGGCCGATATTCAATCGGCACCGGGAAGTGTTTCGCAAGTGCGCGAAAGCGCCGCATTCTTAACCCGCTTTGCCAAACAGCACCACGTTGCCATGATTTTAGTTGGCCATGTCACCAAAGACGGTTCATTGGCAGGCCCTAAAGTACTTGAGCATTGTATCGACTGTTCCATTATGCTCGAAGGCTCAACCGATTCACGATATCGCACCTTGCGTGGCCATAAAAACCGTTTTGGCGCGGTTAACGAGCTCGGTGTCTTTGGCATGACAGGTACTGGGCTTAAAGAAGTCAAAAATCCGTCTGCGATTTTTCTTAACCGCGGTGAAGAGCAAACACCAGGCAGTATTGTGATGGTTTTGTGGGAAGGCACTCGACCGCTACTGGTTGAAATTCAAGCCTTAGTGGATCACTCCGCGCTCGGTAATCCAAGGCGCGTTGCGGTTGGCGCTGAGCAAAACCGACTTGCCATGCTACTGGCGATTTTACATCGCCACGGCGGCTTGCAAATGAATGACCAAGACGTATTCGTTAACGTCGTTGGTGGCGTTAAAGTGTCTGAAACCAGTATCGATTTGGCCTTACTTTTAGCGTTAGTTTCTAGCTTTCGCGATCGCGCCCTGCCGCAAGATTTAGTGGTATTTGGTGAAGTAGGTTTGTCAGGTGAAATTCGCCCTGTGCCCAGTGGTCAAGAGCGTATCAATGAAGCCGCTAAGCACGGTTTTAAACGGGCGATTGTGCCGTATAACAATATGCCAAAAACTAAGATTGATGGCATGAAAGTTATCGGCGTTAAAAAGCTGAGCGAAGCATTAGAGGCGATTTAG
- a CDS encoding DPP IV N-terminal domain-containing protein — protein MMTLFTRVALTLGCALALQPVYAEQLSLERIYSSPSLSGQTPKSLKFSPDGQRVTYLQGKKEDLYRYDLWEYNLADKQHRLLVDSNDIFSGPETLSDEEKARRERQRVYGSGIMEYTFSSDGTALLFPLNGDVYYYSLTEQTARRITDTPEFETDVKFSPKGNYISFIREQNIYAYELSSGKERRLTKDGGGLIKNGMSEFVAQEEMGRMTGYWWAPNEQNLAFLRVDESPVQVEIRNEIYAEEIKLIEQRYPATGTNNVNIQLATVDVKGKRIRFVDTGDETDIYLPRVNWIPDSQQLTYQWQSRNQQTLELRSYNIKSRRQNTLLTETSDHWLNLHDDLRFLSDGSFIWASERDGFKHLYHYSKKGKLKAQLTKGDWVVDSLKAVDEKNGWVYFTGRADTPLERHLYKAPLSGKSPEHVARVTKRNGYHDVTIAGDYQTYLDDYSSIAQPKQVSLHQIGGEHLTWLSENKLDEAHPLTPYLSDWVQPEFGSLKSDDGQANLYYKLYKPSNMAPGKQYPVIVRVYGGPHAQRVTNQWGSKEYLTQYLVQQGYVVFQLDNRGSNYRGTAFEFPIYEKLGDVEVTDQITGVKYLHTLPFVDKERIGIYGHSYGGYMALMTMFKAGDYFKAGVSGAPVTDWMLYDTHYTERYLNHPQANQAGYNASSVFPYIDGLSGALLVYHGMADDNVLFTNTTKLIKAMQDKNKTFELMTYPGSKHSMRGKAVKVHLNSTIVNFFNRHFQP, from the coding sequence ATTATGACGTTATTCACTCGAGTCGCACTCACTCTGGGATGTGCGCTGGCATTGCAACCTGTGTATGCCGAACAGCTTTCATTAGAGCGTATTTACAGCTCGCCGTCGTTAAGCGGCCAAACGCCAAAATCTCTCAAGTTTTCCCCAGACGGCCAACGTGTTACCTACTTACAAGGTAAAAAAGAAGACTTATACCGTTATGACTTGTGGGAATACAACCTTGCCGATAAACAGCATCGCTTACTGGTTGACTCCAACGATATTTTCTCAGGCCCTGAAACCTTGTCTGACGAAGAAAAAGCACGCCGCGAACGCCAACGTGTTTATGGCTCAGGCATTATGGAGTATACCTTCTCTAGCGATGGCACCGCGTTATTGTTTCCACTTAATGGTGACGTTTACTACTACAGTCTAACTGAACAGACTGCACGTCGTATTACCGATACGCCGGAATTTGAAACCGACGTTAAGTTTTCGCCAAAGGGTAATTACATTTCCTTTATTCGTGAGCAAAACATTTATGCTTACGAGCTAAGCTCGGGCAAAGAACGCCGTTTAACCAAAGACGGTGGCGGGCTAATTAAAAACGGCATGTCAGAGTTTGTCGCCCAAGAAGAAATGGGTCGAATGACAGGTTACTGGTGGGCGCCAAACGAGCAAAACTTAGCCTTTTTACGAGTTGATGAATCGCCAGTACAAGTAGAAATCCGCAATGAAATTTACGCGGAAGAAATTAAACTGATTGAGCAGCGCTACCCTGCAACTGGCACCAACAACGTTAACATTCAATTGGCAACTGTAGACGTTAAAGGTAAGCGTATTCGATTTGTCGACACAGGTGATGAAACCGACATTTATCTACCACGTGTTAATTGGATCCCTGATAGCCAACAGCTAACCTACCAATGGCAGAGTCGCAACCAGCAAACTCTAGAGCTACGTAGCTACAATATTAAATCGCGCCGCCAAAACACCTTGCTAACGGAAACTTCAGATCACTGGCTAAACCTGCACGATGATCTGCGCTTCTTAAGTGATGGCAGTTTTATTTGGGCGTCTGAGCGAGACGGATTTAAACACCTTTACCACTATAGTAAAAAAGGTAAATTAAAAGCGCAGTTAACCAAAGGCGATTGGGTGGTTGATAGCCTAAAAGCCGTTGATGAGAAAAATGGCTGGGTCTATTTCACTGGTCGTGCCGATACCCCACTTGAGCGTCACTTATACAAAGCGCCTTTATCCGGTAAATCACCGGAGCACGTAGCTCGTGTTACTAAACGCAACGGCTATCACGATGTGACGATTGCGGGTGATTACCAAACCTATTTAGATGATTATTCAAGCATTGCCCAGCCTAAACAAGTAAGTTTGCACCAAATTGGCGGCGAGCACTTAACTTGGTTATCAGAAAACAAACTGGACGAAGCCCACCCACTAACCCCTTACTTAAGTGATTGGGTGCAACCAGAGTTTGGTTCGCTCAAGTCTGATGATGGTCAAGCCAACCTTTACTACAAGTTATACAAACCAAGCAACATGGCGCCGGGTAAGCAGTACCCTGTAATTGTCCGTGTTTATGGTGGCCCACACGCGCAGCGCGTGACCAATCAATGGGGCTCAAAGGAGTACTTAACTCAGTATTTAGTGCAACAAGGCTATGTCGTATTCCAACTGGACAACCGTGGCTCAAACTATCGTGGCACGGCATTTGAATTCCCAATTTATGAAAAATTGGGTGACGTTGAAGTTACCGATCAAATCACTGGCGTAAAATACCTTCATACCTTACCGTTCGTTGATAAAGAGCGCATTGGCATATACGGCCATTCTTACGGCGGTTATATGGCACTGATGACCATGTTCAAGGCGGGCGATTACTTTAAAGCCGGTGTTTCTGGCGCCCCAGTAACCGATTGGATGTTGTATGACACGCACTACACCGAGCGTTATCTAAACCACCCACAAGCTAACCAAGCAGGTTACAATGCGAGTAGTGTTTTCCCTTATATTGATGGACTATCAGGCGCATTACTGGTTTACCATGGCATGGCAGACGACAACGTACTGTTCACTAACACCACTAAGCTAATCAAAGCGATGCAGGATAAGAACAAGACGTTCGAGCTAATGACATACCCTGGCAGTAAACACAGTATGCGTGGTAAAGCCGTTAAAGTGCATTTGAATAGCACCATAGTGAATTTCTTTAATCGTCACTTCCAACCATAA